Below is a genomic region from SAR324 cluster bacterium.
ATCAGTTTATCACGGGTGCTCTACGCTCCCCATTTGAGGACGGGCATTTAGAAGCGTTATTGGTTTTTACAGCTGGATGTCTTATTGGAATCCTGGGTTTCAGCAGGATATTGAAATTCTGCTTACAGCGCTTTGAGCAAATAACGATGTGCTTATTGACTGGTCTAATGATTGGAGCAATGAGGAAGGTTTGGCCTTGGAAAGTCGTATTCGAGAGCGAACTGATCAACGGAAAAGAATACGTGGTTCGTGAAGTAAATATCTTACCTGTATTAGATGCTAGTCTCTTTGTGCCCTTGGTAATGTTTTTCCTTGGAATGAGCGCTGTGATTATTTTGGAACAGACAGCGCGTCAGCGATAACAATTCTTCCAACAGATCCCCGCAGGCATCGTTCGCCATTCACCCAAGTGGCCTCCTGAAAATTCACTCCTGCTAATTCAAGAGGACGCTGAGTAAACTGATCAATATCAGACCCCTCGAGGTTGCTTCCCCAGAAGTTAGCTTGAAGCAGCTGCGCTCCCTCCCAAGTGGTTCTTCTGAAGTCAGCGAATTTTGCCCAAGCCTTTTTTAAATAGGAGTGTCTGAGAGAAGCACCAACAAGATAAGCCCCCCAGAGGTTGGCTCGGTGCAAGTTTGAAAAATCCAAATTGGCATTTTGAAAGTTAGCACCTTGGAGATCCGCTTTTTCAAGATTAGCCTTATTGAGATTTACCTCAGTAAAATCTGCACCACGCAAATCTAGTTTCCTTAAATCATATCCACTTAGGTCCATTCCTTTAAAATTTGCTTGTAGACCCAAGGTGCCTTTGGAATTCAACCATTCTTGATGGGTTTGTAATACGACCTGAATTTCCTCAAGAGACATCGACAGCTTCTTTACGTTTTTGTAGTGACTTTTGTTGTTGTTCCTGAGCCTGCTGCCTTAAACATGCTTTTGTATGATCGATATTATTTTCAAAGCAATTCTTACGAATACTGTTCAGCCAGAGTGATTGCTCTCGTTTAGGTACCATTGCTAGGGTCACAAGAGCTTCAAGGCGATGGCCTTCTCCGATAGCGAGTTCTTCTGCGATCAATGGGTGTTCCTGCTGAATAAATTTATCCAGTGCGGCTCCCATAAATTCTTCTTTGGTCATGGTGGAGGAACTTGTGCTGCTGCTCGTGTACCAGGAACTCAACCCCATCCCTTTTTTCATGCCGGGAGGAGCCTCCATGTGAACTCCTACACCAAATCCAAAACGAGTGTTCCGATTGCCACAACCAATCAGCAGGAAGCAGCACAGAAGAATCAAAGACAAATAAATTCCTCGAGGATTCATCTTTGGGATTTTGCTTTAGATGTTGATAATCATTTGCACTGGTTCAGGAAATCAATTAGTGGCTTTTGTGCAAAAGCAAACCGATCTCAAGTCAACCAATTTGAAATCGCCGGAGAAGGTAGCTTGAACATAGACCAAGCTCCCAAAAATCAGAAGATAGAGCAAAAGCCTCATGAAGAAGCGTAGACAGGTGCGATTGTTCGTAGTTTCAACCTCAGCCGTCTTCATAGCAATTAAGCTGCTTTTGATGGAGTTTTTGATTTCTTCTTGGGCATGAACAGATCAGTGATGGTTCCTTCAAAAGCTTCTGCAGCCATGGCAACTGTTTCTGAGAGCGTTGGATGTGGGTGAATGGTTGATCCGACATCAGAAGCGTCACAGCCCATCTCAATTGCCAAAGCACCTTCCGCAATCAAATCTCCAGCATTGGGCCCCACGATAGCGACTCCAATGATTTGATCGGTATGCTCATCAAAAATCACTTTCGTTATCCCTTCATCCCGACCGAGAGCGAGTGATCTTCCACTAGCAGCCCAGGGGAAAATTCCTTTGCCATAAGCTATCCCTTCAGCTTTAGCTTGTTCTTCAGTTAATCCAACCCAAGCCACTTCAGGATCAGTATAAGCTACAGAAGGAATCACTCGCGCATCAAAATGAGATTTCATACCGGCACAAACTTCTGCAGCCACTTTACCTTCGTGGGTTGCTTTGTGCGCGAGCATTGGTTGGCCAACAATATCGCCAATTGCAAAAATGTGAGGAACATTAGTTTTCATCTGAGAATCTGTAGAAATGAATCCACGTTCATCAATAGCCACTCCAGCTTTGTCGGCACTGATTTTAAGGCCGTTCGGGACCCGACCAACAGAACTGAGAATTAAATTATAAAGCTGTGGCTCGGCAGGTGCTGATTTGCCTTCAAAAGTTACTAATAATCCTTCCTCAGATGCGTCAACTTTGGTGACTCTGGTTTCCAACCAAATATTCTCATAGCGTTTGCTGATCCACTTTTCGAAGGGTCGAACAATGTCCCGGTCTGCTCCCATCATGAGTCCCTTCATCATCTCTACAACCGTTATTTCTGAACCCAACGCATGATAGACTGTGGCCATTTCCAAACCAATGATGCCACCTCCGATCACGAGCATCTTTTTCGGTCGGCTTCGCAATTCAAGGGCTCCAGTTGAATCAACAATTCTTGGATCATCGGGTAAGAATGGTAAGGAGACTGGCACTGATCCAGCTGCGATGATGGCTTTATCAAATTTGATCGTCTTGGAACCACCATCCTCGCTTGCAACACGAATATGAAATGGATCTAGAAACTCTCCATATCCTTCAACGACTCTGACCTTCCGCTGCTTGGACATTCCATTCAAACCACCAACGAGTTTCCCAACAATGCTATCCTTCCAGGAGCGTAGGGAGTCTATATCAATCTCCGGTGTTCCAAACTTGATCCCATGACTTGACATTGATTGGGCTTCCTCAATCACCTTTGCAGCATGAAGCAGCGCCTTTGAGGGAATACAGCCAACGTTTAGGCAAACTCCTCCAATTTTTCCTTTCTCAATCAAGATGGTTTCTAGCCCTAAGTCTGCTGCTCGGAAAGCTGCGGTGTAACCTCCGGGACCAGACCCCAAAACAACGACTTGTGCTTCAAGATTTGCTTTTACTGAATGAGTTGCCGCTTGAGGAGATTCTTGCACAACGGAAGTGGTTTCCGGTAGTTCCTCAGCAGTGTTCTTGCATTCCGTTGCAGATGCTGCTTCCATTTTCAGGATTGCACTTCCCTCAGACACCTGATCGCCTACTTTTACCAGCAGTTCTGCAACTACTCCTGCTTGAGGGGCGGGGACATCCACCGTGGCTTTGTCTGATTCAAGTGTGATCATACTGGTCTCGGCTTCAACAGAATCCCCAGGTTTCAGGTGGATCTCAATAATTTCCACATCCTGAAAATCGCCTATATCTGGGACACAGACTTCAATCACACTCATGGTCAAGCTCCGAATGGGTGGAACATATTAGAAATTAGCAAGTTCTGGTTTCCAAAATCTCTGCTATCGGGTATGACATAGCCTTTATGGAGAAGCAAGTGACACATCTCCAGCAATTTCGAACCCCAGACAGTAAACCAACATGCGAAGAATGATAAGATCTCTCCCGCCTTTGGGTTGGGTTCTGATAATTACAATATTATTGATTGGTTGTTCTACGAACACCACCACCGAGAACCCTAGAACTGTTTCAATTGCGGAGATTGATGCATTGAAACTTGAATTGAGCCCTGATCTTGAGGCTTTAGAGCGAGCACTGGGGTATTCCATCGAATATTATGAGCGGTTACCTGCAGATCAACGATTTCAATATGGAGGTGTTGAGTATTCCCCTGAGGAAATGATTGCTTCTCACCAGTACTTTTTGAGGATTCTTGATTTGCCTGAGGTGGAAAGACTTGAAAAACTTCAGCAAGATTTTTTGTGGTTCGAAAGTTTAAATGAGAAGAAACAGGCCTTCTTTACTGGTTATTATGAACCTCTCTTGAAAGGTAGTTTGAATGAGTCAGAAAAATTTCCTGTCCCTTTATATGGAGTGCCCAGCGATCTGGTTACTGTCAATTTGAGCAACTTCGATGAGAAGTACAGTAATGGAATTTTACGTGGAAAAATCGTAGATCAGAAATTTGTCAGATATGATGATCGTGATGAGATCTCCTATCAGGATTCCCTACAAGGTCGAGTTACCCCTTTGGCTTGGGTAAACAATGACATTGAGCTATTTTTCTTGCAAATTCAGGGTTCTGGCGTGATTGAGTTGCCGAATGGAGATCTTTATCGAGTTAACTACGCTGATCAAAATGGGCATCCTTACCGGGCTATTGGTAAAATATTGCTTGGCGAAATCCCCAAAGAAAAAATGTCTCTGAAAGCCTTGAAAGAATACCTTTATGATCACCCAGAGCGAGTGCAGGAAATTCTAAACTACAACCCCAGCTATACTTTTTTCCGGCATATTCCTGGAGATGGTCCTTTGGGAAATATTGAAGTACCGCTGACACGTGAACACTCCATCGCAATGGATCATCGGCTTGTGCCGAAGGGAGGATTGGTCTTTTACGAAACAAATCTGCCCTCGGAGATTTCACCATCAAAGGAAATACTACAAAGATTTGCAGTTGTTCAGGATACAGGGGGAGCGATCAGAGGTCACGGGAGGGCAGATATTTTCTGGGGGAGAGGAACTCCTGCTGAAAAGATAGCAGGACCAATGAAAGAAAATGGCAGGATTT
It encodes:
- a CDS encoding pentapeptide repeat-containing protein translates to MSLEEIQVVLQTHQEWLNSKGTLGLQANFKGMDLSGYDLRKLDLRGADFTEVNLNKANLEKADLQGANFQNANLDFSNLHRANLWGAYLVGASLRHSYLKKAWAKFADFRRTTWEGAQLLQANFWGSNLEGSDIDQFTQRPLELAGVNFQEATWVNGERCLRGSVGRIVIADALSVPK
- the lpdA gene encoding dihydrolipoyl dehydrogenase: MSVIEVCVPDIGDFQDVEIIEIHLKPGDSVEAETSMITLESDKATVDVPAPQAGVVAELLVKVGDQVSEGSAILKMEAASATECKNTAEELPETTSVVQESPQAATHSVKANLEAQVVVLGSGPGGYTAAFRAADLGLETILIEKGKIGGVCLNVGCIPSKALLHAAKVIEEAQSMSSHGIKFGTPEIDIDSLRSWKDSIVGKLVGGLNGMSKQRKVRVVEGYGEFLDPFHIRVASEDGGSKTIKFDKAIIAAGSVPVSLPFLPDDPRIVDSTGALELRSRPKKMLVIGGGIIGLEMATVYHALGSEITVVEMMKGLMMGADRDIVRPFEKWISKRYENIWLETRVTKVDASEEGLLVTFEGKSAPAEPQLYNLILSSVGRVPNGLKISADKAGVAIDERGFISTDSQMKTNVPHIFAIGDIVGQPMLAHKATHEGKVAAEVCAGMKSHFDARVIPSVAYTDPEVAWVGLTEEQAKAEGIAYGKGIFPWAASGRSLALGRDEGITKVIFDEHTDQIIGVAIVGPNAGDLIAEGALAIEMGCDASDVGSTIHPHPTLSETVAMAAEAFEGTITDLFMPKKKSKTPSKAA
- a CDS encoding MltA domain-containing protein → MKLELSPDLEALERALGYSIEYYERLPADQRFQYGGVEYSPEEMIASHQYFLRILDLPEVERLEKLQQDFLWFESLNEKKQAFFTGYYEPLLKGSLNESEKFPVPLYGVPSDLVTVNLSNFDEKYSNGILRGKIVDQKFVRYDDRDEISYQDSLQGRVTPLAWVNNDIELFFLQIQGSGVIELPNGDLYRVNYADQNGHPYRAIGKILLGEIPKEKMSLKALKEYLYDHPERVQEILNYNPSYTFFRHIPGDGPLGNIEVPLTREHSIAMDHRLVPKGGLVFYETNLPSEISPSKEILQRFAVVQDTGGAIRGHGRADIFWGRGTPAEKIAGPMKENGRIFLLVARKEVLNAESEISTTVAKR